The Halomonas elongata DSM 2581 DNA segment GGTGCCACCTTGTGCATGGTATTGGTGGCGATCAGCAACATGTCCGCTCCGGCAGCCTCGATGCGACGAGCCTCCCGCGCCAGGATGCTCGCCATGGCCTCCCAGTCTCCCTGACGTTGCAGCACCTCGATCTCGGCAAAATCGACGCTGACCATCACCACCCGTGCCGAGTGCAAGCCACCCAATGACGCCTTGATCCCGGTATTGAGTGCCCGATAGTAACTCTCGGTGGATTCCCAGCTCATGCCGCCCAACAGGCCGATGGTTTTCATCTCTCACTCCCTGATTTCCTGTATTGGCCCCTCGAATGTCATGCCCATGCTGTCGGACCCGCATTGCCTTCATGACTTGTCCACGAGTCAGGTTCACAACAACGACATCGACATCAACCCATAGTGATCACGAGGCGTGAACCCGAGGCCATGGTAAAGACCCCGCGCGCGGTCATTCGACTTCTCTACCTCGAGGTGCAACGCCACAATACCGCTGTCACGCATCGTCTCCGCCAGCCGTACGAGCGCCTCTCTCCCCGCCCCCAGGCCACGCGCCTTCGGAATGACATACAGCTCATCGATGAAGGCATCGCGACCGGCGAACTCGATCGAAAAGCCGAAGCACACCGCGAGATAACCGATCGGGTCTTCTCCAGCATATATCAGAAAGATATGCCCGTAGTGATCGTTCGCCAGTAGTGCGTTGACCGCCGTAATGCGCCGCTCCTCGGCAAGCGCCACTGCTTCTTCAGCATGAAAGGCGCGTACCAGTTCGAGTACGGTAGATAGATGATGTGGCTCGGCACGCCCAAGATGCACAGCCATTGAGTGCCCCCTCGCCTCGACAGTGCCTGTTCCGCTGCCTGTTACAGCAAACAAAATGGCCACGGCGTCATCGCCGTGGCCGTCCGAGGCAGGGTGCCAGCAGCGCGGTGTCAGAAGTTCGGCTTGCGCTTCTCGACGAAGGCACTCATGCCCTCGGCCTGCTCCTCACCAGCGAAGCATAGCGCAAACAGGCTGTTTTCCAGGGCCAGGGCAGTATCCAGGTCCTGATCCAGGCCATCATGCACGGCCTGCTTGGCACTGCGCACCGCTTGCGGTCCATTGCCGCCGAGTTGCCGGGTCAGTTCGTCCACATAGGCCTCGAGCTCGTCCTGGGCCATGACGCGATTGACCAGCCCGATGCGCAGCGCCTCGGCGGCGTCGATCTTGCGGCCGGTGGTCACCAGATCCAGCGCCATGGCCGGCCCGACCCGCCTCGGCAAGCGTTGCGTGCCCCCGAAACCGGGAATCACGCCGAGCTGCACTTCGGGCTGCCCGAAGACGGCATTGTCGCTGGCCACCGCCCAGTCGCAGGCCAGGGCCAGTTCGCAGCCGCCGCCCAGGCAGAAGCCATTGACCAGGGCCACCACCGGCACCGGCAGGGTCTCCAGCCGCTTGATGGTCCGCAGTGCCTGGCCGGCGAAGTCGCGGGCCTGCTGCGGCGTCTTGCTGCGCATCTCGGTGATGTCGGCACCGGCCACGAAGGACTTCTCGCCGGCACCGGTGAGCAGCACGGCACGCAGGTCGTCACGCCCCTCGAGGTCGATCAGCAGACGTTCGAGTTCGGCGATCACCTCACTGTTCAAGGCATTGAGCGCCTTGGGACGATTGATGGTCAGACGCACGATGCCGGCGTTGTCCCGTACCTCGATCAACGGCTCGCTCATGGTAGCTCC contains these protein-coding regions:
- a CDS encoding enoyl-CoA hydratase-related protein produces the protein MSEPLIEVRDNAGIVRLTINRPKALNALNSEVIAELERLLIDLEGRDDLRAVLLTGAGEKSFVAGADITEMRSKTPQQARDFAGQALRTIKRLETLPVPVVALVNGFCLGGGCELALACDWAVASDNAVFGQPEVQLGVIPGFGGTQRLPRRVGPAMALDLVTTGRKIDAAEALRIGLVNRVMAQDELEAYVDELTRQLGGNGPQAVRSAKQAVHDGLDQDLDTALALENSLFALCFAGEEQAEGMSAFVEKRKPNF
- a CDS encoding GNAT family N-acetyltransferase, translated to MAILFAVTGSGTGTVEARGHSMAVHLGRAEPHHLSTVLELVRAFHAEEAVALAEERRITAVNALLANDHYGHIFLIYAGEDPIGYLAVCFGFSIEFAGRDAFIDELYVIPKARGLGAGREALVRLAETMRDSGIVALHLEVEKSNDRARGLYHGLGFTPRDHYGLMSMSLL